ACACGCTGGGCAACCCCACGCAGGAGGTCAACAGCCGGCCCTTCAAAGTGGCGGGGCAGAACTCCCCGTCAGGCGTACAGGCGAGAAAGAACTTATTCGACAACCAAGGAAATGCCAGCCCCCCCACGGGACCCAGCAACGTGCCCAAGTTTGGATCGCCGAAGCCTCCTCTGGCAGTGAAACCTTCTTCCGAGGACAAGCCGGACGTGGAGCCCAAGCCCCCCTTCCTAAAGCCCACGGGCGCGGGCCCGAGGTTCGGGTCGCCCTCCCCGGCAGCCTCGGCCTCGGCCAGCAGGGGCCCGGAGGGGAAGGTGGAATTTCCCAGGCCTGCAGGCCTCAAGCCCACCAGCCTGCCCCGAGAAGACGCCAAGCCCGCCTTCCCGCGGCCTCCCGGGAACAAGCCTGCCCTGCCCGGTGCGAGCCAAGACCCTGACCTGAAGCCTCCAGGGCTGAAGCCCAAGTTTAACCCTCCGGCCCAGGAAAATGAGCAGAAGCCAGTGTTCCCCAAGCTGTCTGGCATCCAAGGCAAGTTCGTGTCCGCCTCCCAGGACCAGGACCCCAAGCCCCTCTTCCCCAAGCCCCCCTTTGGCCAGAAGCCATCCCTCAGCGTGGAGGACCCCCACGAAGCCGAGAGCCCCCCAAAGAATGCAGCGCTACAGAGAGGAGCCGTGGGCCCCCTGGGGGTCAAGCCCAAAGTGGGCCCTTTAAAGCCTGCAAAGGAAGACCCGGAAAATAGAGACCATGGAGGGGAGACGTCCAGTTCGCCTTTTCCTGGCGTCGTTCTGAAACCGGCGGCCAGCAGGGGAGGCCCGGGCCTCCCCAAAGGTGctgaagaaaggagggaagacagACGGATAGATGCCGCCAAGAACATGTTCCTGAGCAAAATGAACCAAGAGGACCCGGCCTCTGGGGCCCCCCCTGCCAAGTTCCCAAAGACACCCTCTAAGGTGGCcgtggcagggccctggggccaaagtcaggaaaaggaaaagggcgACAAGCACCCAGCCACCCCCAAGCAGAAGCCCCTGCCCCCCTTGTCCGTCCTGGGCCCGCCGCCCCCGAAACCCAGCCGGCCGCCGCAGGTCAACCTGTCGAAATTCTACAAAGCTGCCCCTGGAAACGGTGAGTTCCCTCGGTGTCTGTCTAACGCATTTTGCTCTGCTGCGGTGGTGGGGGGAATGTTTTAGCTCCTGGGGGAGGTCTGTCATCAGGAACACAACCATCGGCATAGGCTGTGGCTGCTCTGGCACGATCTCCCCCTGGTGCCAGAGGGCTGAGAGGAGGGTCTGgctttggggggtgggaggaagcacaTCCATTGGGCTTGGTGTGTGGTTTGGCTTAAAGACCatcatttcatttacttccttAGTTTGGTTTCATTTCTGTTGAATGAGACGGCAGCGGGTTTTCGCACTACCGCCACTCAGGAGTTGCACAGAAACATGGGTGAAACGCTAAGGCAGCGATTCTCAGAAGGGGCAGCTTTGACAGCCAGGGGGCATTTGGCAAtgcctggaggaggtgctgttCATTGTCACAGCAGGAGGGTGCCACTGGCCTCTGGGGGGTagagggcaggggtgctgccccCCATCCTGCAGTGCCCGGGACAGCCCCTCACACCAAAGGAGCACCCGGCCCCGGAGTCAACAGTGCAGAGGTTCAGACCCCTCCTCCAAGCGACTGTGAGTGCCTGCAACCTCACCATACATGTCCTAAGCCCGATATTCAAACAAGAGAGAGCAGCGGGGCTCTTGTGCGTGATACTCTGTTTTCTGCTTTAGCTGTTTTCTACttcttaccataatgctttctgAACTTCTCTGACTCACAGAGTAGCACATAGCTAGGATAACAAGCCAGACAAACGGGTCTATCTTCTTCTGGCTGAATGGTTTATTTTCTCCCAGAGATGTTACCACGACACTGTGGCACATGCCCTCCCTGGGTGCTGAGAGACTGGGTAAAGATGGGTACCTCTGCATAGTGATGAGGGAAACTCACACGGGCCTGCAGTGTGAGTTTTAGTTAACTCACATGTTTTAGGCAAACAATGTGTAACCGTTGTTTACTGGGGGGATGGGAGCCAGTGACTATTGCACGATTAGCCACACTTTCCTCCTTACAGAAGTGTGGTCCCATTAAAGCTATTTCAGGCATaaaggttgtttttcttttctgcttctggAAAAGTATTTTGCAATATGGCATCTTCCTGGCATCGATATTTTCGAGTCGATCAACAGATGTGTGATCAAATCGTCCATTAATCCATCACGCAGGGGAGCTGGTGTGGAATGACCCCATGACCTTCTCGAAAGACTCGGGCTTGTTACACTGTGTCCTTCTCATCTGTCACCTTCTCGTTTTAATACTGACCTATAACTTAGAAGTGTTACTTTTGGGAGACCTTCTAAAAGGTCCCTTATCTCTCCTTCTTAGCCCTCCTGTACCTCGGATTGTAAAATGTTGCTCTCCCAGCCTCCATCCTATAGCTCTACTCCACCACGCCAAGGTAGCTGGCACGATGTCCAGCAGACACCCTTGGGAGCTAGCTTCCTTCTGTGCCCTCCACCCAGTTTCCACTCCACTCCCAGGTTTGGGTTGGGCACCGGGAACCAGCGACCCGGGGTCGTGCCATTGAATGAGCTCTCACGCACGCTCTTGCATCCCTCCTACGGGCTCTCCGGTCCTGTCAAAGTCAACACTGAGCTGGTTTTCAGCACAGTGCAGCTCCGAGGGACCCAGGTGTGATGGCTCAGTGTGAGGGCAGGTGCTTGCACTCGTCCTTCCCTTTGcagctcctccccacctcctgacGTGCGTCCCCGCTGCTCCCCATCACGTGCCCCATCACACAGCCTAGATTCTAAGTCCTCTCATCGGCGCACCCTGCTTCCCGCTCTGACCCCTGGGTGGGTGTGGCACTCCAGACTGGACCGCATCCCTCTTCCTGCGTCTCTCCCACAAATCAGAACTCGGTCCTTCACGAGGGAAACTGAGCTCAGGTCGGTGTCAGGGTAAAGCAGTCTGTTTCATCAATTTACATCCTGAACAACACCCCTTTAAAGTGCTCACTtccttttcatctattttttaaatagagattGCGTCGAGCTCCCAGAAAGAGCAGGCGTAAACAAGTGTGaagtgggacacagtgaaagtcACCTTCCATCCTTTCCTGCTATTTGCCGGgtctccccagcctctggccccaATGAACACCCTCTCTTCTACCTTCCATGGCCCCCAAAGTTTGCATATGCTCACACAAGCAAGCAGAAATACAGATTCTCATCCCCCCACTTTTTACTCGAGAAGTAGGATATTGTATGCAATGCCGTGAtccttgtttctttaaaaaataaaaacctaataaATCCTGtatgttttttcacattttagtAAAAGATAACTGATCATTCACTAAGCTAATTTAGAATTCCATTTAGGGATGTTAAAAAACACCGGAATTAGGAAGTATGCAGTGCTCAAATTAACTAAAGCTTCATCTAATCATTGTGTCGGCATTCAAAACTCTCAAGCTCTTTTCCTAGCCTTCCGCCCGAGTCCTCCCCTTCCAGACCCACGTCCCACTCCTTAAACCTCGTCCTCAGACCCGCCTTCCGTCTTTATCGTCTTTGTCCAACACACTCGCCATTGAAAATGCCCATGGTGGACTGAGGACTGGTGCAGAAATGATATATATTTGTTACTTGCTCAGGCTCGTCCTCCCACCGCAGTCTCTGTAGTCAGAGCTTCGTATTAATACTCTGTGTGGTTCAACCATCATTTCTCTAACAAATTAGGCGACCCTTGCCAATAGACTTGCATGCAAATGCAATGAGCTTCTATGCAAAATGAATATTATACACAGAGCCTATATTGTAGATCTTGGCAGCTCACTTTCTTGTAGACCAGAACCTCGAATACAACACCTTGCTTTTTGAATGTGGAGCTAATaaccttttttcccccagaaccttttaaggttaaaaaaggccaaactttttttaaaaaattcaaaatatcacAGCGTTTTTGAACTAACCTTTTCCCTGGTTCCTTCTGGTCCCCCAGCCAGTTGGGCAAGGCTTCCCTTTCCAAGCACCATGGTGCTTGCCTCGCCAGCAAAGTCTGGGGTGCTGCGAACCCCCGACCCAATGGCGGGTTTGTGCGTAGGAGTTCGTAAAACCTGCTGGGAAGTACTCCATCCAGCTCTTTTTCTCCTAGTCTTGTTCTTAACACTGGTGAGAGACTAAGGCTGATCTTTCCTGTGTTGGCTGTAAGAATGGCTGGGTGAGCATCTTGACAACGGAGGGCAAGGTCAACATCCTAGACGGCTTTAGCAATGAGCTGATAGTGTGACTGACCTCTTGCCATCTGCTTATTATGTGTCACCTTAACTCACCCACCTACAGCAGTTTGGAGCCGAAAGGCATTTGCCCTCTTTTCTCGGGCCAGTGACTTGTttctggggcagggggcggggggaaggcaAGGTTTTCCTTCATCCATCTGAAAGCTGTggccttccctcttccctgcaaTCACCTTTCACGTGCACTGTCTGAAAACTGCCCATCAGATACTTAAAGGTCACGTCTTAGCTCGGTGTGTCGCTCCCAGTCATGACAGGGGACAGGGACTCACTGCTCAACCACATGTAAGAATTGCAGGAACAGCCAGGCTGCTTCCAGAGTGGCTGCGTCCCACCCGCAGTGCATGAGCggtccccttctccccagcctctcCGGCCCTTGTTTCGGTTGATGGCGGCCGTCCCAACAGGTGCCCTGTGGTACCTCCTTGCAGTTTTGGTTTGCACGCCCCTAAGAGCTGGTggagctgagcatcttttcatgtgtctgtcaGCCTTTggatgtcttcttgggagaagtgtctgctcaggtgcTCTGCCCACTTGTGAAATGCATTGTTTGTTTGCAGGGTGTTgacttgtatgagttctttgtatactttggaTACTGACCCCTCGTCGGAGCTGTCGTTTGCAAATATCACCTCCCATttgactggttgccttttgtttttgttgtgggtttcttttgctgtgcagaagcttttagtcccattcatttatttttgcctgaacttcccttgcctttgagggcaaattcataaaatgttctctacagccaatgtcaccccaatacatttgatttaaaaaaaaaaagaaatatagggCCGAGTGGATTCTTTGCAGCAGGGCTTCTACAAGCATTGATCCGTGAGTGTGTGCACTTGGAATCTAAGAGCAGGTTGCCTAAAAAGCAGGTGCTTTTTCTCAGGCGCCATGCAGTCTGGCTGCTCCAGCAGACAGAAACCGGAGGCAAAGCTGTGGGTGCACAGGCTGAATGGGAAGTCACCTGCAGCCTGGCTCAGCCTCTGGTGGCAACAAGAACCTCCCACGCTCTTTGCTCTCATTCTCCGGGGCCTGGTGCACGCTGTGGCTTGCAGCCACCCTCACCTTTCACTAAGCCTGAGCCCAGTCTGTTTCCCTTGCTCTCTTGGATCCCTGGGAGAACAGTTTGGCATAAGACCTGTGGGTCTTCCCTCTATCCCAGGTTGAAACTTGTGAGGAAACACTGTTCATCGGCAGCTTGCCTGGGTTTAGCTCCATAACAGAAAATGCCTTAGGGAGAGCCTGCCCTCTCCTAGTCACACAGTTCACGGTCAGATCTGGGGAGCTGCCTATTCTTTGTCTTCCAAAGTTCTCTCTGCTGCTACGCGAAGATAAACTAGCTTCCCAGTCTAAATCCTATTGAACGACCTGACCACCctgaatttttctctttgaaaatgatTGCTTTTCTGTCTGGATTCCTAAAGCCATCTCTGTCCTTAAGGTTTGAAAACAGCCAGCCATTCTGCCATCATTGCCGATCACTTATCATCCTTCTAACCCTGTGTCGATCATTTTACCATCGATATTTTCTGAGAGACGACGTCCCTCTGCGTCCAGGGATCTTCAGGTCCCCATACATAGGGCTCACgacgttttgttttgttttgttttaaatctgccCCATGGGTGACAAATGCATCTACTCGAACTAATCCACGGTGATCCGTTTCTCTTCCCCTGGGAGCTGCGATTTCAGTCCTGGTATGGCTTTTCGTCCGTCCTTCTGTGGAGTGAAGGGCGGCTGTGCTGGTCTGGAGGGCAGTCCTTGCTGGGGTCTGGATTCCGCCCCGTAGCCTGAGACCTGGTGCAGTGCCCTGTTCTGTGCGGCAAAGCCAAGCACGAGACTCAGCCCCCTCCCGCCTCTGCCATGGCCCTGTCGTGGTAGTCACGGCTTTCTTGGTGTAGGTTGCTCCTCCACCGGACTGGTCAGTCATCCCCGAGTTCACTTCTGCAAGCTGGAGTATATTAGGGAGGATGCCCGGATTTTTCTAGAATCGCTGTCTTCCCACAGTACTGCTCCTGAGCCTGGGGAACAAGTGCGAGGCTTCACTCACCTGTGCGACACCAGaaccttctctttcctcccttagACACCACTTTCTGAAATTTATCCAATGAGGCGAGTTTCCTTTTCTCATGTGGCAACCACTAGTGAACCTGAGATACGTTCGTCGTGCCTCATTTTGCTTTTACTACTTTATTTGGGCGTTGGAGGAGGAACATGCTGGAAGTCCCCTCCCTCATTACTTAATCCCAACTAAATGTCTTTATTACAGTCCAGGGGTTAACAATACTTCTAAAAGGACCACGAATATTTACCCTCCACAAAGCGAGCAgcagaatggaaggaaggagccTCACGTGCACGGGGTGCCCACTGCCAGCCTTGTCTCACGTCCTCTGGGCCTCTCCTGTCAGTCAGGGGCCTGGACGGCACTCCCCAATCCCTCTCTCAGTCTCCTGTTCTGGACACGGTCAAGGTGGGGCCAGGGAGACATCCAGCCCCACCCAGACGGCTGCCTCGCCTCTGGACTGCTGTATTGTTTAACATGcatgtttgttttagagaggaagggggacagagagagacagggagggacagagaagcgTGGGTTGGTTGCCTCCTAGGTGCCATGACTGGGGACGGACCCTGCAACTTCTGGTGCACAAAC
This sequence is a window from Phyllostomus discolor isolate MPI-MPIP mPhyDis1 chromosome 3, mPhyDis1.pri.v3, whole genome shotgun sequence. Protein-coding genes within it:
- the FYB1 gene encoding FYN-binding protein 1, whose translation is MDGKADVKSLMAKFNTLGNPTQEVNSRPFKVAGQNSPSGVQARKNLFDNQGNASPPTGPSNVPKFGSPKPPLAVKPSSEDKPDVEPKPPFLKPTGAGPRFGSPSPAASASASRGPEGKVEFPRPAGLKPTSLPREDAKPAFPRPPGNKPALPGASQDPDLKPPGLKPKFNPPAQENEQKPVFPKLSGIQGKFVSASQDQDPKPLFPKPPFGQKPSLSVEDPHEAESPPKNAALQRGAVGPLGVKPKVGPLKPAKEDPENRDHGGETSSSPFPGVVLKPAASRGGPGLPKGAEERREDRRIDAAKNMFLSKMNQEDPASGAPPAKFPKTPSKVAVAGPWGQSQEKEKGDKHPATPKQKPLPPLSVLGPPPPKPSRPPQVNLSKFYKAAPGNGEFPRCLSNAFCSAAVVGGMF